One Puniceicoccales bacterium genomic window carries:
- the yajC gene encoding preprotein translocase subunit YajC, with protein MNVILDQVVSQQSPGVAIPLIAYALFFIGLWFMLIAPQRKKQKRHEEMLKTLKKNDRILTTSGIFAKIQEVRDSIFVVEIANGVNIELHKSFVHTKMD; from the coding sequence ATGAATGTTATACTTGATCAAGTTGTTAGCCAACAATCTCCTGGAGTTGCCATTCCATTAATAGCCTACGCCTTATTTTTTATAGGCCTATGGTTCATGCTGATTGCTCCTCAAAGGAAAAAACAAAAGCGTCACGAGGAAATGTTAAAAACTCTAAAAAAGAACGATCGCATATTGACAACATCTGGCATATTCGCCAAAATACAAGAGGTTAGAGACAGCATATTTGTGGTGGAGATAGCGAATGGAGTGAATATTGAATTACATAAATCGTTT
- a CDS encoding ABC transporter permease, with product MLKFLLRRTFFSIPVIFIVITITFFMVRTVPGGPFDEERELSESVRKSLDEYYGFDKPLLTQYLQYLKNLLHGDLGPSYKYTDWDVTELVMSKVPISFELACYGMIIAIIFGILFGSISAMYSNTKIDVFFSSLSSVGICLPSFVLGPILAYIFAIKLNLFSGSGWSDFSNKFLPSITLGIFYTAYISRLSRDGLIVALNKQYVTTAKAKGLSHRKIFFVHVLRNGLQPVIAFLGPAFASLMSGAIAIEVVFNIPGLGRLFVNAIYNRDDTMILGIVNFYAILIVVFNTLSDMIQVWLNPRQKLSL from the coding sequence ATGCTAAAATTCCTTCTGCGACGAACATTTTTTTCCATCCCAGTAATTTTTATAGTAATCACCATAACTTTTTTTATGGTTAGGACAGTACCCGGTGGCCCCTTTGACGAAGAGCGTGAACTTTCTGAATCTGTAAGAAAATCTTTAGATGAGTACTATGGATTCGACAAGCCATTACTAACACAATATTTACAATATCTAAAAAATTTATTACATGGAGACCTGGGGCCATCCTATAAATATACCGACTGGGACGTGACTGAGTTGGTAATGAGCAAGGTACCCATAAGTTTTGAGTTGGCCTGTTATGGGATGATCATAGCAATCATCTTCGGAATTTTATTCGGCTCCATTTCAGCCATGTATAGCAATACTAAGATCGATGTATTTTTTTCTTCACTTTCGAGCGTCGGCATATGCCTTCCTAGCTTTGTTTTGGGGCCAATTTTGGCCTATATTTTTGCTATAAAACTAAATCTTTTTTCAGGTTCAGGTTGGTCTGACTTCAGCAATAAGTTTCTGCCATCAATAACCCTTGGTATATTTTATACTGCCTATATAAGCAGATTATCCAGAGATGGCCTCATTGTTGCGCTAAATAAACAGTATGTAACCACAGCCAAAGCCAAAGGCCTTTCTCATCGAAAAATTTTTTTCGTCCATGTGCTACGCAATGGCCTTCAGCCGGTGATTGCATTTCTAGGTCCAGCATTTGCCAGCTTGATGAGTGGAGCCATAGCCATTGAAGTAGTGTTCAACATACCTGGCCTGGGCAGACTGTTTGTCAATGCAATCTACAACCGAGATGACACCATGATTTTAGGGATCGTAAATTTCTATGCCATACTGATTGTAGTATTTAATACTTTATCAGATATGATCCAGGTTTGGCTAAATCCACGACAAAAATTAAGCCTATAA